The sequence below is a genomic window from Humulus lupulus chromosome 3, drHumLupu1.1, whole genome shotgun sequence.
TTTGACCATTGAAGATTCTTCTTTTGTGAATTTTGGAAGTCTTTCTTGCACATATTTTACCATTACACTTGGGTAATTACCTGATTTTAGTGGCTCCATGAACCTACATAATGTACAATTTTGTTTTATCAGACAACCACCAAAATTCTATTAATTTATACATTAATTAGTTTTTTCATTTGGTACTTAGATAGTTTAGTTTAAAAGAACtattaatttaaatcataaaatatgttttaatgtaattaatttttttattagaatAAGGATAACATAagaaattttaaaatttcattaAGACTCAAAACAActtcttttgtttttttcttcttctataaagAACTTCCTATGGAAGTTGGTGATGAAGACTTCCTTGAGAGCTTCCaatctttcaaaattaaaaacaCTTTCTAAAACATTCACACAATAGCACAGAAAGTACTTTTAGAaagcaaaataaaattaaaaaaatatttagtttcatctcaaaattaattaatagaataacCTATGTTCTCATAAATGGATATTTTAtgattaactaatttaattatattttgcaaACCTGAGGTATATATAGGGATGAAAACGGGGCAGGTAATTGGCAAGGTGTTCTCCCCGCTCCCATCCCCGTTAACCATTTTAATCCTCATCCCCACATATTCTCCACAGGGGGTAGGGCGGAGAATCTCTGCTGGGgcagggtactattttgatctattttgcaaaacacatggtctgaaatatcatttaacaagATATATGGGTAGATCGAATATTTCGGCAAAACTAGTATTtttctattaatatatatatattacactaTATTAATCCctcaaaatattaaatatgttcaaaataaaattaaaatatttaaaaagttactaatattctataaaatcacataaaaaacatgtcaaataaataaaaatattatgtcgAGATAGGAAATGATATTCCCATCCCCGCCCCATTCCCTATTTAAGCAACGAATGAGGTGGGTCCCACAAGGCCCCGACCCCGTATGGAAAAAACTTTCATCCTTAGgtatataattaaaaaagaattACTTACCAACCATAGGTAAAGGCCAGAGCACGGTTAGCACCTTCTTTATTTGCTATAGAATTGTTAATGGGCACCATCCAAGCACCATTGAGTGAAATTCCAATTTGGCCCTTTTGGGACTGCAAAATTACAATAATCAAAATCAATATCCAAATACATGTAATAATTAACATTAATAGAGTAATTAATAGATAGTAGTACCTTGTATTTGGTCCTGTAAATACCTACAGCAGCTGCATGAGCAAGAAGTTGATTGTGAGCAACCAAGTAGGGCTCAGTGCTGGAGTCACCACCACTGCAGTTGTTGGCCGCGTACAGCGGTGAACATCTTCCCGGCGCAAAAGTCCCCGAATCATAACCGTGCGTTATGAAAGAAAATGGCTCGTTTAGCGTAATCCAGTTCTTCACTCTATCACCAAACTCTTTAAAACACAATTCTGAATAATCTTTGAAATCACCCCTGTACATAAATTTTGATCGTTGGATCTTTAATTAATTACTTTGATAAGTTTGTTATGATAACTCAATATCtaaaattaagaaataataatataaCCCTTAAAAATTGTTCTATATAGGTTAATATTTACGATAGTGTTGCTAAGGGTTACCAGTAATATCGAACATCACAAAGACGTTGCATACTGTTATTGGTGCAACTTAATATCAGATCTcacatattttaatataataagtATTATGGAGTATCGCTAACCAGCCCTAAAATGTCAAATTACAACACTTTTATGATATGTTCGATTTGATGAGAAAACTTACACAATTTTGGGGCTCAAAAAACCTCCATATGCATCTTCTAGTCCTTGGGGAAGGTCCCAGTGGAATAAAGTCACAAATGGCTGCAATCCTGAGtttttattttgattaaattGATCGAAATATATACAATTTATTATATATGTAACAAAAGAAAATTTAGAAATAATCCAATATACATAGAGAAATAACCTTTGGAAATGACTTCGTTGATAAGATCATTGTAATACTTGATGCCAACTTTGTTCACTCCTCCCTTTAATGTTCCATCTACATTAATTTGAATAACCCAATATTTAATACTCAAACATTAGCAAAacatatatcattaataaaaaaaatatatagtatgCATGCCaagaaataataattattttagaaatacATATGTTGacctaaaaattaagaaaaaataaataaataatacttaTGGATGTCTTACTTGGTAAAACCCTAGACCAAGAGATGGAAAACCTGTAGGCATCAAATCCAATATCCTTCATAATACCAACATCTTCCTATCTCAATCAAATTtagtgtaattaaattaaatataaagAGAGAGTTAATTAAAACTAATGGGGAATTTTCCTCGGGAAACCCTAAAAAGGGGCACACCGGTGCATTTCTTGGTGTTTTTGGCTGGGATGTATTTTTGGCGAATTTCTTTTTTATGACCGTAcacattatagttatttagagtatctacaaattttcaaaaaattccaaatTATTTACAATgtcaaaaactaggttcaaaacaGATTATtgtacgcgtgactaatttttttatgctcgTGGAAGGTAACAAGGCAACAtatttaaaccttattttggacactgtaaattattcagaattttctgaaagtttgcagaatgctctaataAACTATAATGTACACAATCATAACAAAGAAATTCGTCGAAAATATTTTCTGAACCAAAAACTTCAGGGGTTGCACCGGTGTGTCCTTTTTAAAGGGTGCACCCGAGAATTTGCCAAAACTAATAATTACATTAAttgaaattggaaaaaaaaaaagtatattgcTACCTCGTAAGAAGAGTGTTAGTTACCAAACAAGTTAATTGTGAACATGAATATACCTTGTAACGATGATATGAATCAACGGCTCTTATGCCGTTGCTTTGGTCATCAATCTTCTCtatactcaaaaaaaaaaaaatcgtgagaaaatgaatattttaaattgttttaatttgTGTGATTAAAGTAGTAATTAATATTGAGAATTTTTtctttgtaatatatatatattttaaaaaaaaaaggttaaggCCTATTTGGATTTATGATTAatcttctttttcctttctttttataatttagatttagagtttatattttttttggactctgtgttttgtctcattacctgtttggatcctgtattttgataaattatttttttgattatatgttttgtaaaatggttcaaatagaaccataaacccgattttgattaaagttttctcaattaaaataacaaattattcatcaaattaacaattcagaacaaaaataaaatcattctgcttaaaaactgtgttgttatattcaattttttcttcatcaaaattaagtttaagGGTTTATTTAactcattttacaaaatatagggtccaaaaataaattttttaaaatataaagtcCAAACAAATAATTGAAAAAATTACATAGcctaaaaaaaagtataaacccttataTTTATGATAAAGATTTAGTAATTAAtagattaatattattattattattactaattTCACTTGCCAATTTTATCATAACTCTAAAGTGATTGTGACTAATATATATTAGGAATAAAAAACAGTAAAGTGGCCATTATATAATCACAATTTAGTAAAAATATTTGATTTGAGAAAAAGTGACTGATTATtcgtattttttttaataaaaagaaaaaaaagaaaagaaaagaaaagaaagacaaGTAGAGAAGTAAATACAATGCATGTGTGCCACGTCACAACAATGGACCACAAACTCACGTGAAGATTAAGGTCATCGTGGTAGTTTTGGTCATAGAATAACTAgtgaaaaaataattattttattttaattttaaaaaaaataacttatgtacagtatatatatgagtgtgacaATTAATTTGTAAGAATtacaaaaaagaaataaaaataaaaataaaaatgtagaGAGCGAGGAGGCGTACGTGGGTATCTTTGGGTAAAATTGTCCCATATGCTTGGTCCTCTACCACCTTCATTAGCACCACCTtcatactttaaaaaaaaaaaaaaaaaccccaaaaattaaaatgtacatatatatattataaatataaaatatagaaaataatttgaacccaaaaaaataaaaataaaaataaaaataaaaaagaattaaGAAACCTGGTAGGCAGATGAGGCAGTTCCGAAGAGGAAACCGTTGGGAAATGAATTCCGGTTGAGAGAACCGGACGAGGTTGAGTTCCAATTATTCTCTACAGTTCTTCCATTGAGAGTTGGGAAAATAATATTAAAGACTAAGAGAAGAAATAATAGACTTGTATGGCTATGGCTATGGCTATGGCTTCTTATCCCCATTCTTCTCCTTttgctttacttttttttttttcaccaaattatatgtataatatatatatatatatatatagtggtaGTACTGGTATAAAAAGTGTGGATGACCTCTTTTGGTGGGAACAATACTTAAATTCCACTTGTGTCCTCCTCTTCTTTACAATTACTTTTTtgtaattaaatcatataatTATCTCGTTGAGTGTTACTATTTGATATTTTAAGGTGTCCAACAACACGCGAAAT
It includes:
- the LOC133824526 gene encoding beta-glucosidase 12-like isoform X1, whose product is MGIRSHSHSHSHTSLLFLLLVFNIIFPTLNGRTVENNWNSTSSGSLNRNSFPNGFLFGTASSAYQYEGGANEGGRGPSIWDNFTQRYPQKIDDQSNGIRAVDSYHRYKEDVGIMKDIGFDAYRFSISWSRVLPNGTLKGGVNKVGIKYYNDLINEVISKGLQPFVTLFHWDLPQGLEDAYGGFLSPKIVGDFKDYSELCFKEFGDRVKNWITLNEPFSFITHGYDSGTFAPGRCSPLYAANNCSGGDSSTEPYLVAHNQLLAHAAAVGIYRTKYKSQKGQIGISLNGAWMVPINNSIANKEGANRALAFTYGWFMEPLKSGNYPSVMVKYVQERLPKFTKEESSMVKGSFDFIGLNYYSAKYAENATCSDELGLRFSTDYCVDLTFDRNNIPIGPMAASPWLYSYPKGMENIVMYTVKKLNNPVIYITENGYSELNTGNFSKHDNTRIKYFVDHLSSLQKAIKRGANVKGYFAWSLLDNFEWADGYTIRFGIVYVDYKRGLTRRLKDSATWFKQLLHH
- the LOC133824526 gene encoding beta-glucosidase 12-like isoform X2, with the translated sequence MGIRSHSHSHSHTSLLFLLLVFNIIFPTLNGRTVENNWNSTSSGSLNRNSFPNGFLFGTASSAYQYEGGANEGGRGPSIWDNFTQRYPHGTLKGGVNKVGIKYYNDLINEVISKGLQPFVTLFHWDLPQGLEDAYGGFLSPKIVGDFKDYSELCFKEFGDRVKNWITLNEPFSFITHGYDSGTFAPGRCSPLYAANNCSGGDSSTEPYLVAHNQLLAHAAAVGIYRTKYKSQKGQIGISLNGAWMVPINNSIANKEGANRALAFTYGWFMEPLKSGNYPSVMVKYVQERLPKFTKEESSMVKGSFDFIGLNYYSAKYAENATCSDELGLRFSTDYCVDLTFDRNNIPIGPMAASPWLYSYPKGMENIVMYTVKKLNNPVIYITENGYSELNTGNFSKHDNTRIKYFVDHLSSLQKAIKRGANVKGYFAWSLLDNFEWADGYTIRFGIVYVDYKRGLTRRLKDSATWFKQLLHH
- the LOC133824526 gene encoding beta-glucosidase 12-like isoform X3; this encodes MGQFYPKIPTIEKIDDQSNGIRAVDSYHRYKEDVGIMKDIGFDAYRFSISWSRVLPNGTLKGGVNKVGIKYYNDLINEVISKGLQPFVTLFHWDLPQGLEDAYGGFLSPKIVGDFKDYSELCFKEFGDRVKNWITLNEPFSFITHGYDSGTFAPGRCSPLYAANNCSGGDSSTEPYLVAHNQLLAHAAAVGIYRTKYKSQKGQIGISLNGAWMVPINNSIANKEGANRALAFTYGWFMEPLKSGNYPSVMVKYVQERLPKFTKEESSMVKGSFDFIGLNYYSAKYAENATCSDELGLRFSTDYCVDLTFDRNNIPIGPMAASPWLYSYPKGMENIVMYTVKKLNNPVIYITENGYSELNTGNFSKHDNTRIKYFVDHLSSLQKAIKRGANVKGYFAWSLLDNFEWADGYTIRFGIVYVDYKRGLTRRLKDSATWFKQLLHH